A stretch of the Flavobacteriales bacterium genome encodes the following:
- a CDS encoding MoxR family ATPase produces the protein MSEVDELDGFKESYERFRKEIAKVIVGQDEVVKNVLISIFSQGHCLLVGVPGLAKTLLVQTIAQSLGLKFNRIQFTPDLMPSDIVGSEILDENRQFSFNKGPLFANIVLADEINRTPPKTQAALLEAMQEKAVTAAGSRYELDKPFFVLATQNPIEQEGTYPLPEAQLDRFMFNVVLDYPSYEEELEVIKNTTSDKKVVLDKILNAEQILHYQNLIRKIPVADNVMEYAVKLVAKTRPNTAMATDRVNQFIAWGAGPRASQFLVVGAKCHAAINGKYSPDIEDVKAVAEPILRHRLVKTYQADAEGISIEQLIQELL, from the coding sequence ATGTCAGAAGTTGATGAATTAGATGGGTTTAAAGAATCCTACGAGAGATTTAGAAAGGAAATAGCCAAAGTTATAGTAGGGCAAGATGAAGTCGTTAAAAACGTCCTCATATCTATTTTTAGTCAAGGTCATTGTTTGCTAGTCGGTGTACCTGGTTTAGCAAAGACTTTGTTAGTTCAGACCATAGCTCAGTCTTTAGGGTTAAAATTCAACAGAATTCAGTTTACTCCTGATTTGATGCCATCTGATATAGTGGGTTCTGAAATCCTTGATGAGAATAGACAATTTAGTTTTAACAAAGGCCCTTTGTTTGCTAATATTGTTTTGGCCGATGAGATAAACCGTACGCCACCAAAAACACAAGCAGCTTTGTTAGAAGCGATGCAAGAAAAAGCCGTTACAGCAGCAGGAAGTCGTTATGAATTGGACAAGCCCTTTTTTGTGTTAGCTACTCAAAACCCTATTGAACAGGAAGGTACTTACCCACTTCCAGAAGCACAACTCGACCGCTTTATGTTTAATGTTGTTTTGGATTACCCTTCTTATGAAGAGGAACTAGAAGTTATTAAAAATACTACCTCTGACAAAAAAGTGGTATTAGATAAAATTCTTAATGCCGAACAAATATTGCACTATCAAAATTTAATACGCAAGATACCAGTTGCCGATAATGTAATGGAATATGCTGTTAAGTTAGTCGCTAAGACACGTCCCAATACAGCAATGGCAACAGATAGAGTGAATCAGTTTATTGCTTGGGGTGCAGGACCTAGAGCTTCTCAATTTTTGGTAGTAGGGGCTAAATGTCATGCGGCTATTAATGGTAAGTATTCACCAGATATAGAAGATGTCAAAGCTGTAGCTGAGCCTATTCTGAGACACCGATTAGTTAAAACGTATCAAGCTGATGCCGAAGGCATTAGTATAGAACAACTTATACAAGAGCTTTTATAG
- the def gene encoding peptide deformylase, with product MIIPIVAYGTKVLKQKAEEISSDYPNLKELIEDMFETMYEASGVGLAAPQIGRSIRLFIVDGSPFADEDADMEGFRKVFINPQIVEESGEEWNFNEGCLSIPSIREDVSRLSKVRIRYQDQDFNTIEEEYDGTKARIIQHEYDHIEGVLFTDYLSAIKKRLLKRKLNDISKGNVKVDYRMKFPLKKGR from the coding sequence ATGATTATACCTATTGTAGCATACGGAACAAAGGTTTTAAAACAGAAAGCTGAAGAGATCTCTTCGGACTATCCCAATTTAAAAGAGTTGATTGAAGACATGTTTGAAACCATGTATGAAGCTAGTGGAGTAGGTTTAGCAGCACCTCAAATTGGTAGGAGTATCCGTCTATTTATTGTGGATGGTAGCCCTTTTGCCGATGAAGACGCTGATATGGAAGGCTTTCGCAAGGTATTCATCAACCCTCAAATAGTCGAAGAAAGTGGCGAAGAATGGAATTTTAATGAAGGTTGTTTGTCCATTCCAAGTATTAGAGAAGATGTATCACGTCTTTCTAAAGTTCGTATTCGTTATCAAGACCAAGATTTCAATACCATAGAGGAAGAATATGATGGCACTAAAGCCCGAATCATACAACATGAATACGACCATATTGAAGGCGTGCTTTTTACAGATTATCTTAGTGCTATCAAGAAACGCTTATTGAAACGTAAACTAAACGATATTTCTAAAGGTAATGTAAAGGTCGATTATCGAATGAAATTCCCACTGAAAAAGGGTAGGTAA
- a CDS encoding outer membrane beta-barrel protein, whose amino-acid sequence MYKILTLLLLCLYLSSFSQEKKLKFGIELTPNYSIANVFIKEPLHDSIKFLEELSRQEDVFKRKKLSVNAKIFTEYELSQKTKIGIGFGFQNNGSRYANFHFGDEINPENGDFTASNIKKVTLLTIHYHIEVPLYLKFYINDKIYSQMGLSCSYNIYNKTVSKIYYTDQPARITTQKIKHSYAPFRKINLNGNVAFGIDFYNTDKITLFANPYAQYSFLGQYTEVLINRKMLSVGIGLWVKL is encoded by the coding sequence ATGTACAAAATCCTTACTCTGCTGTTATTATGCTTATATCTAAGTAGTTTTTCACAAGAAAAGAAGTTAAAATTTGGGATCGAACTAACACCTAACTATTCAATTGCTAATGTATTCATTAAGGAACCCTTACATGATAGCATTAAATTCCTTGAGGAACTTTCTAGACAAGAAGACGTATTTAAACGAAAAAAACTATCTGTTAATGCAAAAATATTTACTGAATATGAATTAAGTCAAAAAACTAAAATTGGTATTGGATTTGGCTTTCAAAATAATGGAAGTAGATATGCGAATTTTCATTTCGGCGATGAAATTAACCCTGAAAATGGTGATTTTACGGCATCTAATATCAAAAAAGTTACACTTTTAACAATTCACTACCATATTGAAGTACCCTTATACCTTAAATTTTACATCAACGATAAAATTTACAGCCAAATGGGGTTAAGTTGTAGTTACAACATTTACAACAAAACTGTAAGTAAAATATATTATACTGACCAGCCAGCAAGAATAACCACACAAAAAATTAAACATTCTTATGCTCCTTTTAGAAAAATAAATTTGAATGGAAATGTAGCCTTTGGAATAGACTTCTATAATACTGATAAAATCACCTTGTTTGCTAACCCCTATGCACAATACAGTTTTTTAGGTCAATATACAGAGGTACTAATAAACAGGAAAATGCTTTCTGTTGGAATTGGCTTATGGGTAAAACTTTAG